In Salmonella enterica subsp. enterica serovar Typhimurium str. LT2, a single window of DNA contains:
- the deoD gene encoding purine-nucleoside phosphorylase (similar to E. coli purine-nucleoside phosphorylase (AAC77337.1); Blastp hit to AAC77337.1 (239 aa), 96% identity in aa 1 - 239) produces the protein MATPHINAEMGDFADVVLMPGDPLRAKHIAETFLENVREVNNVRGMLGFTGTYKGRKISVMGHGMGIPSCSIYTKELITDFGVKKIIRVGSCGAVRMDVKLRDVVIGMGACTDSKVNRIRFKDHDFAAIADFDMVRNAVDAAKALGVDARVGNLFSADLFYSPDGEMFDVMEKYGVLGVEMEAAGIYGVAAEFGAKALTICTVSDHIRTHEQTTAAERQTTFNDMIKIALESVLLGDKE, from the coding sequence ATGGCAACTCCACATATTAATGCAGAAATGGGTGATTTCGCTGACGTCGTATTGATGCCGGGCGACCCGCTGCGCGCGAAGCACATTGCTGAGACTTTCCTCGAAAATGTTCGCGAAGTGAACAACGTTCGCGGCATGTTAGGTTTCACCGGGACTTACAAAGGCCGTAAGATCTCCGTGATGGGCCACGGTATGGGTATCCCGTCCTGCTCCATCTACACCAAAGAGCTGATCACCGATTTCGGCGTGAAGAAAATCATTCGCGTCGGCTCCTGCGGCGCTGTGCGCATGGACGTCAAACTGCGCGACGTGGTGATCGGTATGGGTGCCTGCACCGACTCCAAAGTGAACCGTATCCGTTTTAAAGATCATGACTTCGCGGCTATCGCTGACTTCGACATGGTGCGTAACGCAGTTGATGCGGCAAAAGCGCTGGGCGTTGACGCGCGCGTAGGCAACCTGTTCTCCGCTGACCTGTTCTACTCTCCGGACGGCGAAATGTTCGACGTGATGGAAAAATACGGCGTACTGGGCGTAGAGATGGAAGCGGCGGGTATCTACGGCGTTGCGGCTGAATTTGGCGCGAAAGCGCTGACCATCTGCACCGTATCTGACCATATCCGTACCCACGAGCAGACCACTGCCGCTGAACGTCAGACGACCTTCAACGACATGATCAAAATCGCACTGGAATCCGTACTGCTGGGCGATAAAGAGTAA
- a CDS encoding putative outer membrane protein (similar to E. coli putative transcriptional regulator (AAC76251.1); Blastp hit to AAC76251.1 (238 aa), 32% identity in aa 1 - 238) codes for MKKILLITAIAASFATTSVNADTTAVLKVTGQLVVGGCTPELSGGGVVDYGTIRLATLSATDVNQLGTKDVSLSISCPSATKAAWTITDDRADTHPGASVISIANGDMTNSIVSDTTMSYGVGKTTEGVKIGAFSIYTDTANVTADGVKSDAISGTVDSPVWQKSSTGIIKNGNMEMFTVATKGTTEPVPYTLAIFPLKTSLAIQNTATLAITDDTDLDGQATITLKYL; via the coding sequence ATGAAAAAAATTTTGCTTATTACTGCAATTGCAGCTTCCTTTGCTACAACCAGCGTGAATGCTGACACTACTGCCGTATTAAAAGTCACCGGTCAACTGGTTGTTGGTGGTTGTACCCCAGAACTCAGCGGCGGCGGCGTGGTTGATTACGGTACTATCCGCCTCGCCACACTTTCCGCAACCGATGTAAACCAACTGGGTACTAAAGATGTCTCTCTGAGTATCTCTTGTCCGTCTGCAACCAAAGCAGCATGGACTATTACCGATGACCGTGCGGACACCCACCCAGGCGCATCCGTTATCTCCATAGCCAATGGCGATATGACTAATAGTATAGTATCTGATACCACAATGTCCTACGGCGTTGGCAAAACAACCGAAGGTGTAAAAATCGGCGCGTTCTCTATTTATACCGATACCGCGAACGTTACCGCTGATGGTGTAAAATCTGACGCTATCTCAGGAACCGTTGATAGCCCAGTCTGGCAGAAGTCTTCCACCGGGATTATCAAAAACGGCAATATGGAAATGTTTACCGTTGCTACAAAAGGCACCACCGAACCGGTTCCGTATACCCTCGCCATTTTCCCGCTGAAAACCTCACTGGCTATTCAGAATACTGCAACGCTGGCCATTACTGATGATACTGATCTGGATGGTCAGGCAACCATCACGCTTAAATATCTCTGA
- the stjC gene encoding putative fimbrial chaparone protein (similar to E. coli putative chaperone (AAC76247.1); Blastp hit to AAC76247.1 (224 aa), 49% identity in aa 1 - 223), giving the protein MPAVTKLPLLLLSVPFVFSTLFSQANAAGMVPETTLLVIEESTHSGVMNVKNTDSNPALLYTTVVDLPDDNGVKLDVTQPVVRVEAGQQQQLRFIMESTEPLTVEHYKRVTFEGIPPKSTDKGMKIGFNLRQDLPVLIRPKNLPVVTDAWKLLTWSRNGQTINVKNPSPYVVRLAQNITFLPSGGEGTIKKTYILPGETLNVSIKTPFAADTSVRFYPASRYGIEVPSFTSPLVP; this is encoded by the coding sequence ATGCCAGCAGTGACTAAACTTCCATTATTATTACTCAGCGTCCCCTTTGTTTTTTCAACACTCTTTTCACAGGCTAACGCTGCCGGCATGGTACCGGAAACTACGCTACTGGTGATTGAAGAATCCACACACAGCGGCGTAATGAATGTTAAAAACACCGACAGCAATCCGGCTTTGTTATATACCACCGTCGTTGATTTACCTGACGACAATGGTGTGAAACTGGATGTCACTCAACCAGTTGTTCGCGTTGAAGCAGGCCAGCAGCAGCAACTACGCTTTATTATGGAAAGTACGGAACCGCTCACCGTCGAGCACTATAAGCGCGTCACGTTTGAAGGTATTCCTCCGAAATCTACCGATAAAGGAATGAAAATAGGTTTTAATCTACGCCAGGATTTGCCGGTATTAATTCGTCCTAAAAATCTACCGGTCGTTACTGATGCCTGGAAATTATTAACCTGGTCCAGAAACGGACAAACAATCAACGTCAAAAATCCGTCTCCCTACGTTGTACGTTTAGCCCAAAATATTACCTTCTTACCTTCCGGGGGCGAAGGCACGATTAAAAAAACCTATATTCTGCCCGGCGAAACATTGAACGTCAGTATAAAAACGCCCTTTGCTGCTGATACATCCGTACGTTTTTATCCTGCCAGCCGTTACGGCATTGAAGTCCCCAGCTTTACCTCACCGCTGGTGCCGTAA
- a CDS encoding putative outer membrane protein encodes MKSNSKWLGIAICCIFTALLPPSARADDDCQITFSSPNVSFGWLKQDDIVNSQQGWNQMSSQEVHVSVSCPESQNIALFVQASAGEKGRFYFGNNGGLAVRVSQMIVDGKSYPIASTLDRVSFAPNDSALDSLLLHNNNGIIAMDNNQQVSGKMMNVTLTLTPVLNDNQFTHATDTVMLESNLQWEVLTK; translated from the coding sequence ATGAAATCCAACAGCAAATGGTTGGGGATTGCTATATGTTGTATCTTCACCGCACTACTCCCCCCATCAGCCCGGGCCGACGATGACTGCCAAATAACGTTTTCTTCGCCAAACGTCAGCTTTGGCTGGCTTAAGCAAGATGATATCGTCAATTCTCAGCAAGGCTGGAATCAAATGTCTTCACAGGAGGTTCACGTTAGTGTGAGTTGCCCAGAAAGCCAGAATATTGCTCTTTTTGTGCAGGCCTCAGCGGGGGAAAAGGGACGATTTTATTTTGGAAATAACGGTGGTCTCGCCGTACGTGTTAGTCAGATGATAGTAGATGGTAAAAGTTATCCTATTGCCAGCACCCTTGATAGAGTGAGCTTTGCTCCCAATGACAGTGCCCTGGATAGTCTGTTGCTACATAATAACAACGGTATCATCGCGATGGATAATAACCAGCAGGTCAGTGGGAAAATGATGAACGTCACGCTGACATTAACACCTGTCTTGAACGATAATCAATTTACGCATGCTACCGATACGGTCATGCTAGAAAGCAATTTACAGTGGGAAGTGCTGACGAAATAA
- the yjjI gene encoding putative cytoplasmic protein (similar to E. coli orf, hypothetical protein (AAC77333.1); Blastp hit to AAC77333.1 (516 aa), 89% identity in aa 1 - 516): MPASCETALQQRCQQIVTSPVLTPEQKRHFLALEAENALPYPTLPEDARQALDEGVICDMFEGHAPFKPRYVLPDYARFLANGSQWLELEGAKDLDDALSLLTILYHHVPSVTSMPVYLGQLDALLQPYVRILTQDAIDIRIKRFWRYLDRTLPDAFMHANIGPADTPVTRAILRADAELKQVAPNLTFIYDAEITPDDLLLEVAKNICECSKPHISNGPVNDKIFTKGHYGIVSCYNSLPLGGGGSTLVRLNLKAVAERSTSVDDFFSRTLPHYCRQQIAIINSRCEFLYEKSHFFENSFLVQEGLIEPERFAPMFGMYGLAEAVNLLCENAGLTARYGKNDTANELGYRISAQLADFVENTPVKYGWKQRALLHAQSGISSDIGTTPGARLPYGDEPDPITHLQTVAPHHAFYHAGISDILTLDETIKRNPQALVQLCLGAFKAGMREFTANVSGNDLVRVTGYMVRLSDLAKFRAEGSRTNTTWLGEEAARNTRILERQPRVVSHEQQMRFSQ, encoded by the coding sequence ATGCCTGCCTCATGCGAAACTGCGCTCCAGCAGCGTTGCCAGCAAATTGTGACCAGCCCGGTGCTCACGCCTGAACAAAAACGCCATTTTCTGGCGCTGGAAGCTGAAAACGCCCTGCCTTATCCCACCCTGCCGGAAGATGCCCGCCAGGCGCTGGATGAAGGCGTCATTTGCGATATGTTTGAGGGGCACGCCCCCTTCAAACCGCGCTACGTGTTGCCCGATTACGCCCGATTTCTGGCTAACGGTTCACAGTGGCTGGAACTGGAAGGCGCGAAAGATCTGGATGATGCGTTATCCCTACTCACCATTCTGTATCATCACGTTCCTTCCGTGACGTCCATGCCGGTTTATCTCGGCCAGCTTGATGCGTTGCTGCAACCGTATGTTAGAATTCTAACACAAGATGCGATCGATATTCGAATAAAACGTTTCTGGCGTTATCTCGACAGAACGCTGCCAGACGCCTTTATGCATGCCAATATTGGCCCTGCCGATACGCCTGTCACACGAGCGATTTTGCGCGCCGATGCCGAGCTAAAGCAGGTGGCGCCTAACCTGACGTTTATCTACGATGCGGAAATTACGCCGGACGATCTGCTGCTGGAGGTCGCCAAAAACATTTGTGAATGCAGTAAGCCACACATTTCCAATGGCCCTGTAAATGATAAAATTTTCACAAAAGGCCATTATGGCATCGTCAGTTGTTATAACTCGCTACCGCTTGGCGGCGGCGGCAGTACGCTGGTACGTCTCAACCTGAAAGCCGTGGCAGAACGCAGTACGTCTGTCGATGACTTCTTTTCACGTACGCTACCGCACTACTGCCGACAGCAGATCGCCATCATTAATTCACGATGTGAATTCCTCTATGAAAAATCACATTTCTTTGAGAATAGCTTTCTTGTACAGGAAGGTTTGATCGAGCCCGAACGTTTTGCGCCGATGTTCGGTATGTACGGGCTGGCGGAAGCCGTGAATCTGCTGTGCGAAAACGCGGGCCTGACCGCCCGTTACGGCAAGAATGATACGGCGAACGAGCTGGGCTACCGTATCAGCGCCCAACTGGCGGATTTCGTCGAAAATACGCCAGTGAAGTATGGCTGGAAGCAACGGGCGCTGCTCCATGCCCAGTCTGGCATCAGTTCCGATATTGGCACTACGCCGGGCGCGCGTCTGCCGTATGGCGATGAACCGGACCCTATCACCCATTTGCAAACCGTCGCGCCGCACCATGCCTTTTACCATGCCGGGATCAGCGACATTCTGACGCTGGACGAAACCATCAAGCGTAATCCGCAGGCGCTGGTTCAGCTTTGTCTTGGCGCGTTCAAAGCCGGGATGCGGGAATTTACTGCCAATGTCAGCGGCAACGATCTGGTGCGCGTCACCGGTTATATGGTGCGCCT
- the deoC gene encoding 2-deoxyribose-5-phosphate aldolase (similar to E. coli 2-deoxyribose-5-phosphate aldolase (AAC77334.1); Blastp hit to AAC77334.1 (259 aa), 96% identity in aa 1 - 259), with protein sequence MPLENVMTDLKASSLRALKLMDLTTLNDDDTNEKVIALCHQAKTPVGNTAAICIYPRFIPIARKTLKEQGTPDIRIATVTNFPHGNDDIDIALAETRAAIAYGADEVDVVFPYRALIAGNEQVGFDLVKACKDACAAANVLLKVIIETGELKEEALIRKASEISIKAGADFIKTSTGKVPVNATPESARIMMEVIRDMGVSKTVGFKPAGGVRTAEDAQKFLAIADELFGADWADSRHYRFGASSLLASLLKALGHGDGKSASSY encoded by the coding sequence ATGCCGTTGGAGAATGTCATGACTGATTTAAAAGCAAGCAGCCTGCGTGCGCTCAAACTGATGGATCTGACCACTCTGAACGATGACGACACCAATGAAAAAGTGATCGCGTTGTGTCATCAGGCAAAAACTCCGGTCGGGAATACGGCGGCGATTTGTATTTACCCGCGTTTTATCCCGATTGCGCGTAAAACTCTGAAAGAACAAGGTACGCCGGACATCCGCATTGCAACGGTGACTAACTTCCCGCATGGCAATGATGACATCGATATTGCGCTGGCGGAAACCCGTGCGGCGATCGCCTACGGCGCTGACGAAGTGGACGTGGTATTCCCGTACCGCGCGTTGATCGCCGGTAACGAGCAGGTGGGTTTTGACCTGGTAAAAGCCTGTAAAGACGCTTGTGCCGCAGCGAACGTATTGCTGAAAGTGATTATCGAAACCGGCGAGCTGAAAGAAGAGGCGCTGATTCGTAAAGCCTCTGAAATCTCCATTAAAGCCGGTGCGGATTTCATCAAAACCTCTACCGGTAAAGTGCCGGTAAACGCTACGCCGGAAAGCGCGCGCATCATGATGGAAGTGATCCGCGACATGGGCGTTTCCAAAACCGTTGGCTTCAAACCGGCGGGCGGCGTACGTACGGCGGAAGACGCGCAGAAATTCCTCGCGATTGCAGACGAACTGTTTGGCGCTGACTGGGCAGATTCTCGTCACTACCGCTTTGGCGCATCCAGCCTGCTGGCAAGCCTGCTGAAAGCGCTGGGTCACGGCGACGGTAAGAGCGCCAGCAGCTACTAA
- the deoB gene encoding phosphopentomutase (similar to E. coli phosphopentomutase (AAC77336.1); Blastp hit to AAC77336.1 (407 aa), 93% identity in aa 1 - 406) — MKRAFIMVLDSFGIGATEDADRFGDVGSDTLGHIAEACAKGEADNGRKGPLNLPNLTRLGLVKAHEGSTGKIAAGMDGNADVIGAYAWAHELSSGKDTPSGHWEIAGVPVLFDWGYFSDHENSFPQELLDKLVKRANLPGYLGNCHSSGTVILDQLGEEHMKTGKPIFYTSADSVFQIACHEETFGLDKLYELCEIAREELTEGGYNIGRVIARPFIGDKAGNFQRTGNRHDLAVEPPAPTVLQKLVDEKQGHVVSVGKIADIYANCGITKKVKATGLDALFDATLKEMKEAGDKTIVFTNFVDFDSSWGHRRDIAGYAAGLELFDRRLPELMELVGEDDILILTADHGCDPSWTGTDHTREHIPVLIYGPKVKPGSLGHRETFADIGQTLATYFGTSPMDYGKNML, encoded by the coding sequence ATGAAACGTGCATTTATTATGGTGCTGGACTCATTCGGCATCGGCGCTACTGAAGACGCGGATCGTTTTGGCGACGTAGGTTCCGACACTCTGGGCCACATCGCAGAAGCTTGCGCCAAAGGCGAAGCTGACAATGGCCGTAAAGGCCCGTTGAATCTGCCTAACCTGACTCGTCTGGGGCTGGTGAAAGCGCATGAAGGCTCTACCGGTAAAATTGCCGCCGGCATGGACGGCAACGCGGACGTTATTGGCGCATACGCATGGGCGCACGAACTGTCCTCCGGCAAAGATACGCCGTCCGGCCACTGGGAAATCGCCGGCGTGCCGGTGCTGTTCGACTGGGGCTATTTCAGCGATCACGAAAACAGCTTCCCGCAGGAACTGCTGGATAAGCTGGTGAAACGCGCTAACCTGCCGGGCTACCTCGGTAACTGCCACTCTTCCGGTACGGTCATTCTGGACCAGCTCGGCGAAGAGCACATGAAAACCGGCAAGCCGATTTTCTACACCTCCGCTGACTCCGTGTTCCAGATTGCCTGCCACGAAGAGACCTTTGGCCTGGATAAACTCTACGAGCTGTGCGAAATCGCCCGTGAAGAGCTGACCGAAGGCGGCTACAACATTGGCCGCGTGATCGCGCGTCCGTTTATCGGCGACAAGGCCGGTAACTTCCAGCGTACCGGTAACCGTCACGACCTGGCCGTAGAACCGCCAGCGCCGACTGTGCTGCAGAAACTGGTCGATGAAAAACAGGGCCACGTGGTGTCCGTCGGTAAGATTGCCGACATCTACGCCAACTGCGGCATCACTAAGAAAGTGAAAGCGACCGGTCTGGACGCGCTGTTCGACGCGACCCTCAAAGAGATGAAAGAAGCGGGCGATAAAACCATCGTCTTCACTAACTTCGTCGACTTCGACTCTTCCTGGGGCCACCGTCGCGACATCGCGGGCTACGCCGCAGGCCTGGAGCTGTTTGACCGCCGTCTGCCGGAGCTGATGGAGCTGGTGGGGGAAGATGACATTCTGATCCTGACCGCTGACCACGGCTGTGACCCGAGCTGGACCGGTACTGACCATACCCGTGAGCACATTCCGGTGCTGATCTACGGTCCGAAAGTCAAACCGGGCTCTTTAGGTCACCGTGAAACCTTCGCGGATATCGGCCAGACGCTGGCGACCTACTTTGGTACATCGCCGATGGACTACGGTAAAAACATGCTGTGA
- the stjB gene encoding putative fimbrial usher protein (similar to E. coli putative outer membrane protein (AAC76248.1); Blastp hit to AAC76248.1 (793 aa), 40% identity in aa 29 - 793), whose protein sequence is MKYLKLPLYIKTALYCSLATTTFSALAEELNFDMGILTSRGISPNVAQYFSRAPRFLPGSHTVMVKINGVNRGSLVARFDTEGQLCVDDDFLSASGLVSLNISAKETCHSLQEDYPSAIITPLPNSESLELFVPAQALDNNLLSLNNVIKGGTAGLFNYNLYASRSESSGSDSRNYAQANLEAGLNFAEWTLRSRYMLTNNDGEYRTDSLYTYAEHVFQAQKMRAQVGQINVNSSLFSGAPINGVQLIPEQGLAQDTQGVTINGIARTHQARVEVRQSGQIIYTAPVNAGAFTLENVPIIRSNTDLNVSVVETDGSTTTFTVPAVSFNLRELTPAGLTMSIGRIRDTTSDYSLPWIYNISDGWKLSENWLAQASGVLAQDYQAAGGMLQWLPTNKWTFSGSMLGSKASFGESLQGAKSELRASMALPGEIRLDVSTARYSDGYRELTDALNKDAYEYQSSSSANIAWNHNLLGTFSLGYYTYQATDNDNDSRSIMASWGKTFKYASITANWQHAVNQDDENHNDSNDDDMFYINISIPLGEQRVGAYMRNQGDKTTYGLQNNGSLSKDTHYYISADRDAKNQQNSFNGNLNSNLHYTQLSVGGGTDGDNYRNYNATFSGGIAAHEHGITFSPYTIKNTFAIARLSEPESGIEIATPQGRIWTDHWGQAVIPGLTEWRKSRVEVNANTLPKSMELANGIKNITVAHSAFRVLDFNVLNTRRVMLAVKRPDGSWLPKGTSIVDEKNNYLVSAVDSGRVFITDVGDNPALYAADDDMNRLCRIHYTLQKTQDKEAFYETAKGVCQ, encoded by the coding sequence GTGAAGTATTTAAAACTGCCGCTATACATCAAAACTGCGCTTTATTGCTCACTGGCAACCACGACGTTTTCAGCTCTGGCGGAGGAGCTGAATTTTGACATGGGTATTCTCACCTCCAGAGGCATTAGCCCCAACGTCGCACAATATTTTTCCCGCGCGCCGCGCTTTCTACCAGGCAGCCACACCGTCATGGTAAAGATCAATGGCGTAAATAGAGGGTCGTTGGTCGCGCGTTTCGACACAGAAGGCCAGCTTTGCGTGGATGACGATTTCCTCAGCGCCAGCGGGCTCGTTTCGCTTAATATCAGCGCCAAAGAAACCTGCCATAGCCTACAAGAAGATTATCCCTCAGCGATTATTACCCCACTGCCAAACAGTGAATCGCTGGAGCTTTTTGTTCCGGCACAGGCTCTGGATAATAACTTACTATCGCTAAACAACGTGATTAAAGGCGGCACCGCCGGGTTATTTAACTATAACCTGTACGCCAGTCGCAGCGAGTCATCCGGTAGCGATAGCCGAAACTATGCCCAGGCAAACCTTGAAGCTGGCTTAAACTTCGCGGAATGGACGCTGCGCAGCCGCTACATGCTGACGAATAATGATGGAGAATACCGTACCGATAGTCTATATACCTATGCGGAGCACGTATTTCAGGCACAAAAAATGCGTGCGCAAGTTGGGCAGATCAACGTCAACTCCAGTCTATTCAGTGGCGCGCCGATCAACGGCGTACAGCTTATCCCTGAACAAGGGCTGGCACAGGATACACAAGGCGTAACCATTAACGGTATTGCCCGAACCCACCAGGCTCGCGTTGAAGTTCGTCAGTCCGGACAGATTATTTATACCGCACCAGTGAACGCTGGGGCATTTACCCTTGAAAATGTCCCCATCATACGCAGCAATACCGACCTTAACGTCAGCGTCGTTGAAACCGATGGCTCAACGACAACCTTCACGGTGCCGGCAGTATCCTTTAATTTACGCGAACTCACGCCCGCAGGCTTAACAATGTCCATAGGGCGCATACGTGATACCACCAGCGACTATTCGCTCCCCTGGATCTATAACATCAGCGATGGTTGGAAACTGAGTGAAAACTGGCTGGCGCAGGCGTCTGGCGTACTGGCACAAGACTATCAAGCGGCAGGAGGGATGCTGCAATGGCTTCCAACCAATAAATGGACGTTTTCCGGCTCAATGCTGGGCAGTAAAGCGTCCTTTGGCGAATCTCTGCAGGGTGCGAAAAGTGAACTACGCGCCAGCATGGCGCTGCCCGGGGAAATTAGACTTGACGTCAGTACCGCCCGCTACAGCGACGGATATCGTGAGTTAACGGATGCGCTCAATAAAGATGCTTACGAATATCAAAGTAGCTCCAGTGCTAATATTGCCTGGAACCATAATCTGTTAGGTACCTTCTCTCTGGGTTATTACACTTATCAGGCTACGGATAATGACAACGACTCTCGCAGTATAATGGCTTCCTGGGGCAAAACGTTTAAATATGCCTCAATTACCGCTAACTGGCAGCACGCTGTTAATCAGGATGATGAGAATCATAACGACAGTAATGATGATGATATGTTTTACATCAACATCAGCATTCCACTAGGTGAGCAGCGCGTCGGCGCTTATATGCGTAATCAAGGTGATAAAACAACCTACGGGCTACAAAATAATGGTTCGCTGAGTAAAGATACCCATTACTATATTTCTGCGGATCGTGATGCAAAAAACCAGCAAAATAGCTTCAACGGTAATCTCAATAGCAATCTTCATTACACTCAACTCAGCGTGGGCGGCGGCACTGATGGCGATAATTACCGCAACTATAACGCAACCTTCAGCGGAGGCATCGCTGCACACGAACATGGCATAACGTTCTCGCCTTATACAATCAAAAATACCTTTGCTATCGCACGCCTGAGTGAACCAGAAAGCGGCATTGAAATCGCCACGCCACAGGGGCGAATCTGGACTGACCACTGGGGGCAAGCCGTCATTCCGGGGCTAACTGAATGGCGGAAATCCCGCGTAGAGGTTAATGCGAATACGCTACCAAAGAGTATGGAACTGGCAAACGGTATTAAGAATATTACCGTCGCGCACAGCGCTTTTCGGGTACTGGATTTCAACGTGCTGAATACACGCCGTGTGATGCTGGCAGTAAAGCGTCCGGATGGCTCATGGCTACCTAAAGGCACCAGCATTGTAGATGAAAAAAATAACTATTTGGTCAGCGCTGTCGACAGCGGACGCGTATTTATCACCGATGTTGGGGATAATCCTGCGTTATATGCCGCTGATGATGATATGAATCGTCTGTGTCGCATCCACTACACGCTGCAGAAAACCCAGGATAAAGAGGCATTTTATGAAACGGCAAAGGGAGTCTGTCAATGA
- the deoA gene encoding thymidine phosphorylase (similar to E. coli thymidine phosphorylase (AAC77335.1); Blastp hit to AAC77335.1 (440 aa), 95% identity in aa 1 - 440), with the protein MFLAQEIIRKKRDGHALSDEEIRFFINGIRDNTISEGQIAALAMTIFFHDMTMPERVSLTMAMRDSGTVLDWKSLNLNGPIVDKHSTGGVGDVTSLMLGPMVAACGGYVPMISGRGLGHTGGTLDKLEAIPGFDIFPDDNRFREIIQDVGVAIIGQTSSLAPADKRFYATRDITATVDSIPLITGSILAKKLAEGLDALVMDVKVGSGAFMPTYELSEALAEAIVGVANGAGVRTTALLTDMNQVLASSAGNAVEVREAVQFLTGEYRNPRLFDVTMALCVEMLISGQLAKDDAEARAKLQAVLDNGKAAEVFGRMVAAQKGPSDFVENYDKYLPTAMLSKAVYADTEGFISAMDTRALGMAVVSMGGGRRQASDTIDYSVGFTDMARLGDSIDGQRPLAVIHAKDEASWQEAAKAVKAAIILDDKAPASTPSVYRRITE; encoded by the coding sequence GTGTTTCTCGCACAAGAAATTATTCGTAAAAAGCGTGATGGTCATGCGTTGAGTGACGAAGAAATTCGTTTCTTTATTAATGGTATTCGTGACAATACTATCTCTGAAGGGCAGATTGCCGCCCTGGCGATGACCATCTTCTTCCACGATATGACCATGCCGGAGCGTGTTTCGCTGACCATGGCGATGCGGGATTCCGGTACTGTCCTTGACTGGAAAAGCCTGAATCTCAATGGCCCGATTGTCGATAAGCATTCGACCGGCGGCGTAGGGGACGTGACGTCTCTGATGTTGGGGCCAATGGTAGCGGCCTGCGGCGGTTATGTGCCGATGATCTCCGGTCGCGGCCTCGGACATACCGGCGGTACGCTCGACAAACTGGAAGCGATCCCGGGCTTCGATATCTTCCCGGACGACAACCGTTTCCGCGAAATTATTCAAGACGTGGGTGTGGCGATTATTGGGCAAACCAGCTCGCTTGCACCGGCGGACAAACGTTTTTACGCCACCCGCGATATTACCGCGACGGTGGACTCTATTCCGCTGATCACCGGCTCCATCCTCGCCAAGAAACTGGCCGAAGGGCTTGATGCGCTGGTAATGGACGTAAAAGTCGGCAGCGGCGCGTTTATGCCAACCTATGAACTTTCTGAAGCCCTTGCTGAAGCGATTGTCGGCGTGGCAAATGGCGCGGGAGTTCGCACTACGGCGTTGTTAACCGATATGAACCAGGTGCTGGCTTCAAGCGCCGGTAACGCGGTGGAAGTGCGTGAAGCCGTGCAGTTCCTGACCGGTGAATACCGCAATCCGCGCTTGTTTGACGTCACTATGGCGCTATGCGTGGAGATGCTGATCTCCGGCCAGCTGGCGAAAGACGACGCCGAAGCGCGTGCCAAACTGCAGGCGGTGCTGGATAACGGTAAAGCGGCAGAAGTCTTTGGTCGTATGGTGGCCGCGCAGAAAGGGCCAAGCGATTTCGTTGAGAACTACGATAAATACTTGCCGACCGCCATGTTGAGCAAAGCGGTATATGCTGATACCGAAGGGTTTATCAGCGCAATGGATACGCGTGCGCTGGGGATGGCGGTCGTCTCGATGGGCGGCGGCCGTCGTCAGGCGTCTGACACCATTGATTACAGCGTTGGCTTTACCGACATGGCCCGTCTGGGCGACAGCATCGACGGGCAGCGCCCGCTGGCGGTGATTCATGCCAAAGACGAAGCCAGTTGGCAGGAAGCGGCGAAGGCCGTCAAAGCGGCAATTATCCTTGACGATAAAGCGCCAGCAAGCACACCTTCGGTCTATCGTCGAATTACTGAATAG